One region of Kytococcus sedentarius DSM 20547 genomic DNA includes:
- the exaC gene encoding acetaldehyde dehydrogenase ExaC, with product MTQYAKPGSDGSLMTYKDRYDNFIGGQWVPPVGGEYFDDPSPVDGQVFTQVARSSEGDVEKALDAAWKAAETWNRTTVAERAIILNKIADRMEEKLEQLAVAETWENGKPVRECLAADIPLAIDHFRYFAGVIRAQEGTLSQLDEDTVAYHFHEPLGVVGQIIPWNFPLLMATWKLAPALAAGNCVVIKPAEQTPASILFLMELIADLLPDGVINVVNGFGAEAGKALASNPRIRKVAFTGETTTGRLIMQYASENLIPVTLELGGKSPNVFFSDVMDADDSYRQKALEGFSMFALNSGEVCTCPSRALVQEDIADEFLDLAVARVKKIQRGNPLDTDTMIGAQASSDQFEKITSYLDIGRQEGAQLLTGGSPASVEGLESGFYVEPTIFRGDNSMRIFQEEIFGPVLAVTTFTDFDDAMRIANDTLYGLGAGVWSRSGATAYRAGRAIQAGRVWTNCYHQYPAHAAFGGYKQSGIGRENHKMMLDHYQQTKNLLVSYSDDPAGLF from the coding sequence ATGACGCAGTACGCCAAGCCGGGGTCCGACGGGTCGCTCATGACCTACAAGGACCGGTACGACAACTTCATCGGGGGCCAGTGGGTGCCGCCCGTGGGGGGCGAGTACTTCGACGACCCCAGCCCGGTCGACGGGCAGGTCTTCACGCAGGTGGCGCGCTCGAGTGAGGGCGACGTCGAGAAGGCCCTCGATGCGGCGTGGAAGGCCGCCGAGACGTGGAACCGCACGACGGTGGCCGAGCGGGCGATCATCCTGAACAAGATCGCCGACCGCATGGAGGAGAAGCTCGAGCAGCTGGCCGTCGCCGAGACCTGGGAGAACGGCAAGCCGGTCCGCGAGTGCCTGGCCGCCGACATCCCGCTGGCGATCGACCACTTCCGCTACTTCGCCGGCGTCATCCGCGCGCAGGAGGGCACCCTCTCCCAGCTCGATGAGGACACGGTCGCCTACCACTTCCACGAGCCGCTCGGCGTGGTCGGGCAGATCATCCCGTGGAACTTCCCCCTGCTCATGGCCACCTGGAAGCTCGCCCCCGCGCTGGCCGCGGGCAACTGCGTGGTGATCAAGCCCGCCGAACAGACCCCGGCCTCCATCCTGTTCCTGATGGAGCTGATCGCCGACCTGCTGCCCGACGGCGTCATCAACGTGGTGAACGGCTTCGGCGCGGAGGCCGGCAAGGCGCTGGCCTCCAACCCGCGCATCCGCAAGGTGGCCTTCACCGGTGAGACCACCACCGGCCGGCTGATCATGCAGTACGCCAGCGAGAACCTCATTCCGGTGACCCTGGAGCTGGGTGGCAAGTCGCCCAACGTGTTCTTCAGCGACGTGATGGACGCCGACGACTCCTACCGCCAGAAGGCGCTGGAGGGCTTCTCGATGTTCGCCCTGAACTCCGGTGAGGTGTGCACCTGTCCCTCGCGTGCCCTGGTGCAGGAGGACATCGCCGACGAGTTCCTCGACCTCGCGGTGGCGCGGGTGAAGAAGATCCAGCGCGGCAATCCGCTGGACACCGACACCATGATCGGCGCCCAGGCCTCCAGCGACCAGTTCGAGAAGATCACCAGCTACCTGGACATCGGCAGGCAGGAGGGCGCCCAGCTGCTCACCGGCGGCTCGCCCGCATCGGTCGAGGGCCTGGAGAGCGGCTTCTACGTGGAGCCCACCATCTTCCGCGGGGACAACTCGATGCGGATCTTCCAGGAGGAGATCTTCGGTCCGGTGCTGGCCGTGACCACGTTCACGGACTTCGACGACGCCATGCGCATCGCGAACGACACGCTGTACGGCCTCGGCGCCGGCGTGTGGAGCCGCAGCGGAGCCACCGCCTACCGGGCGGGCCGGGCCATCCAGGCCGGGCGCGTGTGGACGAACTGCTACCACCAGTACCCGGCGCACGCGGCCTTCGGCGGGTACAAGCAGTCCGGCATCGGGCGCGAGAACCACAAGATGATGCTCGACCACTACCAGCAGACCAAGAACCTGCTGGTGAGCTACTCCGACGACCCGGCGGGGCTGTTCTGA
- a CDS encoding DUF779 domain-containing protein, translating to MVDTRRPDTLGGHVPPRVIALPAGLDLLRRLRDRHGALMLHQSGGCCDGSAPMCYRDGEFRVGQRDVQLGVLDLGAEAGQAPMAAPQGTDAVPVWISGPQFAAWQHTQLVIDAVPGRGSGFSLDAPEGERLLTRSRVFETEEMEALERHPALTGSQVDAGKQPPLPTDPVVVAEVAEACPLPLRRG from the coding sequence GTGGTCGACACCCGACGCCCTGACACCCTCGGCGGGCACGTCCCGCCGAGGGTGATCGCCCTGCCCGCCGGGCTCGACCTGCTGCGCCGGCTGCGGGACCGCCACGGGGCGCTGATGCTGCACCAGTCCGGCGGCTGCTGCGACGGGTCGGCGCCGATGTGCTATCGCGACGGGGAGTTCCGTGTGGGGCAGCGCGACGTGCAGCTGGGCGTGCTCGACCTCGGGGCTGAGGCTGGGCAGGCCCCCATGGCAGCGCCGCAGGGCACCGACGCCGTCCCGGTGTGGATCTCCGGGCCGCAGTTCGCCGCCTGGCAGCACACGCAGTTGGTGATCGATGCCGTCCCGGGACGCGGCTCGGGCTTCAGCCTCGACGCGCCGGAGGGCGAGCGCCTGCTGACGCGCTCGCGGGTCTTCGAGACCGAGGAGATGGAGGCCCTGGAGCGTCACCCCGCGCTCACCGGCTCACAGGTCGATGCGGGCAAGCAGCCGCCGTTGCCCACCGACCCCGTGGTCGTGGCCGAGGTGGCAGAGGCCTGCCCGTTGCCGCTGCGCCGTGGCTGA
- a CDS encoding GNAT family N-acetyltransferase: MDLPAPLILTTERCRVEALTPADAEVVFAYRSQPEVCRYLGHAAWTDLDQAREWITDSPAEGGGRLGIHADGVLVGDVMLRARPAAAVDGASAPAHVASLGYALHPDHQGKGLAREAVGAVVQAGFERWGLHRIEARVFTGARPSSRLLADLGFTREGVLRQVVWSREGTWFDDEVWARLV, encoded by the coding sequence ATGGACCTCCCCGCGCCACTCATCCTGACCACCGAGCGCTGCCGCGTGGAGGCGCTGACGCCCGCTGACGCCGAGGTGGTGTTCGCCTACCGGTCGCAGCCGGAGGTCTGCCGCTACCTGGGGCACGCGGCGTGGACCGATCTCGACCAGGCGCGGGAGTGGATCACCGACTCCCCAGCCGAAGGGGGCGGCCGGCTCGGCATCCACGCCGACGGCGTCCTCGTGGGTGACGTGATGCTACGTGCGCGTCCGGCGGCCGCGGTGGACGGCGCCAGCGCGCCGGCCCACGTCGCGAGTCTCGGCTACGCCTTGCACCCCGACCACCAAGGGAAGGGGCTGGCCCGAGAGGCCGTGGGGGCCGTGGTGCAGGCAGGCTTCGAGCGGTGGGGGCTCCACCGCATCGAGGCACGCGTCTTCACCGGCGCCCGGCCGTCCTCGCGGCTGCTGGCGGACCTCGGCTTCACCCGCGAGGGTGTGTTGCGCCAGGTGGTGTGGAGCCGTGAGGGCACCTGGTTCGACGACGAGGTCTGGGCCCGTCTGGTCTGA